In Macadamia integrifolia cultivar HAES 741 unplaced genomic scaffold, SCU_Mint_v3 scaffold1190, whole genome shotgun sequence, a single genomic region encodes these proteins:
- the LOC122063099 gene encoding putative bifunctional dihydrofolate reductase-thymidylate synthase isoform X4: MLAFMFITGLAPTFVLNGTLGTVSESLLQPLGDLNVIGRHRSLFRFLFMAGETLASLPNGNANMHFDTQRAYQVVVAATQSMGIGKDGKLPWRLPSDLKFFKEVTKTTSDPLKKNAVIMGRKTWESIPLEHRPLPGRLNVVLTRSGSFDIATAENVVICGSLVSALELLAASPYSLSIEKVFVIGGGQIFKESLNAPGCEAIHITEIETSFECDTFIPPIDFSVFQPWYSTFPLVESNIRFSFVTYVRVRASTSVNNGVMFDGCSDNTKFEIEKFSFLPKMIFERHQEYLYLGLVEDIILNGNQKDDRTGTGTVSKFGCQMDFNLRKSFPLLTTKKVFWRGVVEELLWFISGSTNANVLQEKGIHIWDGNASRDYLDSIGFSDREVGDLGPIYGFQWRHFGARYTDMHADYSGQGFDQLLDVIDKIKNNPNDRRIVLSAWNPSDLKLMALPPCHMFAQPVLQFYVANGELSCQMYQRSADMGLGVPFNIASYALLTCMIAHVCGLVPGDFKHVIGDAHVYKTHIRPLQEQLQKLPKPFPILKINPQKKDIDSFVATDFKLIGYDPHHKIDMKMAV, encoded by the exons CCTTCCAAATGGCAATGCAAATATGCATTTTGATACCCAGAGGGCTTATCAAGTTGTTGTAGCTGCAACCCAAAGTATGGGTATTGGGAAGGATGGGAAATTGCCGTGGAGGTTGCCTTCTGATCTTAAATTTTTCAAGGAGGTCACAAAAACTACTTCGGATCCTCTGAAAAAGAATGCGGTGATAATGGGTAGAAAGACATGGGAAAGCATTCCCCTAGAACATCGGCCTCTGCCTGGTCGACTTAATGTTGTTCTGACTCGTTCTGGGAGCTTTGACATTGCCACTGCTGAGAATGTTGTGATATGTGGAAGCTTGGTTTCAGCTTTAGAATTGCTGGCAGCATCTCCGTATAGTCTGTCAATAGAGAAAGTGTTTGTGATTGGAGGTGGCCAGATATTTAA GGAATCTCTTAATGCACCTGGATGTGAGGCCATCCACATTACAGAAATTGAGACGAGCTTTGAATGTGATACTTTCATCCCTCCAATTGATTTCTCAGTATTTCAGCCATGGTACTCAACTTTTCCATTGGTAGAGAGCAACATTCgattttcttttgttacttATGTCCGTGTGAGGGCTTCTACATCTGTAAACAATGGAGTAATGTTTGATGGTTGTTCTGATAATACTAAATTTGAGATAGAAAAGTTCTCTTTTTTGCCCAAGATGATTTTTGAGAGACATCAGGAGTACTTGTATCTTGGACTGGTTGAAGATATAATTTTAAATGGCAATCAGAAGGATGATAGGACAGGGACTGGCACTGTATCTAAATTTGGTTGCCAG ATGGACTTTAATCTTCGCAAATCATTCCCACTTCTTACAACTAAG AAAGTATTCTGGCGAGGTGTTGTTGAGGAACTTTTGTGGTTCATTAGTGGTTCTACAAATGCGAAT GTTCTACAGGAAAAAGGCATTCACATATGGGATGGCAATGCATCTAGAGATTACCTTGATAG TATTGGTTTCTCTGACCGAGAAGTGGGTGACTTGGGACCTATATATGGGTTTCAATGGAGGCACTTTGGTGCCAG GTATACTGACATGCATGCTGACTACAGTGGACAAGGATTTGACCAGTTGTTGGATGTTATTGACAAGATCAAGAATAACCCGAATGATCGGAGAATTGTTCTTTCAGCTTGGAACCCATCTGATCTCAAATTGATGGCACTTCCACCTTGCCACATGTTTGCACAG CCTGTTTTGCAGTTTTATGTAGCCAATGGGGAGCTGTCTTGTCAAATGTATCAGCGCTCTGCGGACATGGGCCTTGGTGTGCCTTTTAATATTGCATCTTATGCTCTCTTAACATGCATGATTGCTCATGTTTGCG GGCTTGTTCCTGGTGATTTCAAACATGTTATTGGTGATGCACATGTTTATAAAACACACATTAGGCCTTTACAGGAGCAGCTCCAGAAACTACCTAAACCTTTTCCG ATTCTAAAAATCAATCCTCAGAAGAAGGATATAGATTCTTTTGTGGCGACTGATTTCAAGCTCATAGGTTATGATCCTCATCATAAAATAGATATGAAAATGGCAGTATAG
- the LOC122063099 gene encoding putative bifunctional dihydrofolate reductase-thymidylate synthase isoform X5, with protein MKKFSRRSLTGTVSESLLQPLGDLNVIGRHRSLFRFLFMAGETLASLPNGNANMHFDTQRAYQVVVAATQSMGIGKDGKLPWRLPSDLKFFKEVTKTTSDPLKKNAVIMGRKTWESIPLEHRPLPGRLNVVLTRSGSFDIATAENVVICGSLVSALELLAASPYSLSIEKVFVIGGGQIFKESLNAPGCEAIHITEIETSFECDTFIPPIDFSVFQPWYSTFPLVESNIRFSFVTYVRVRASTSVNNGVMFDGCSDNTKFEIEKFSFLPKMIFERHQEYLYLGLVEDIILNGNQKDDRTGTGTVSKFGCQMDFNLRKSFPLLTTKKVFWRGVVEELLWFISGSTNANVLQEKGIHIWDGNASRDYLDSIGFSDREVGDLGPIYGFQWRHFGARYTDMHADYSGQGFDQLLDVIDKIKNNPNDRRIVLSAWNPSDLKLMALPPCHMFAQPVLQFYVANGELSCQMYQRSADMGLGVPFNIASYALLTCMIAHVCGLVPGDFKHVIGDAHVYKTHIRPLQEQLQKLPKPFPILKINPQKKDIDSFVATDFKLIGYDPHHKIDMKMAV; from the exons CCTTCCAAATGGCAATGCAAATATGCATTTTGATACCCAGAGGGCTTATCAAGTTGTTGTAGCTGCAACCCAAAGTATGGGTATTGGGAAGGATGGGAAATTGCCGTGGAGGTTGCCTTCTGATCTTAAATTTTTCAAGGAGGTCACAAAAACTACTTCGGATCCTCTGAAAAAGAATGCGGTGATAATGGGTAGAAAGACATGGGAAAGCATTCCCCTAGAACATCGGCCTCTGCCTGGTCGACTTAATGTTGTTCTGACTCGTTCTGGGAGCTTTGACATTGCCACTGCTGAGAATGTTGTGATATGTGGAAGCTTGGTTTCAGCTTTAGAATTGCTGGCAGCATCTCCGTATAGTCTGTCAATAGAGAAAGTGTTTGTGATTGGAGGTGGCCAGATATTTAA GGAATCTCTTAATGCACCTGGATGTGAGGCCATCCACATTACAGAAATTGAGACGAGCTTTGAATGTGATACTTTCATCCCTCCAATTGATTTCTCAGTATTTCAGCCATGGTACTCAACTTTTCCATTGGTAGAGAGCAACATTCgattttcttttgttacttATGTCCGTGTGAGGGCTTCTACATCTGTAAACAATGGAGTAATGTTTGATGGTTGTTCTGATAATACTAAATTTGAGATAGAAAAGTTCTCTTTTTTGCCCAAGATGATTTTTGAGAGACATCAGGAGTACTTGTATCTTGGACTGGTTGAAGATATAATTTTAAATGGCAATCAGAAGGATGATAGGACAGGGACTGGCACTGTATCTAAATTTGGTTGCCAG ATGGACTTTAATCTTCGCAAATCATTCCCACTTCTTACAACTAAG AAAGTATTCTGGCGAGGTGTTGTTGAGGAACTTTTGTGGTTCATTAGTGGTTCTACAAATGCGAAT GTTCTACAGGAAAAAGGCATTCACATATGGGATGGCAATGCATCTAGAGATTACCTTGATAG TATTGGTTTCTCTGACCGAGAAGTGGGTGACTTGGGACCTATATATGGGTTTCAATGGAGGCACTTTGGTGCCAG GTATACTGACATGCATGCTGACTACAGTGGACAAGGATTTGACCAGTTGTTGGATGTTATTGACAAGATCAAGAATAACCCGAATGATCGGAGAATTGTTCTTTCAGCTTGGAACCCATCTGATCTCAAATTGATGGCACTTCCACCTTGCCACATGTTTGCACAG CCTGTTTTGCAGTTTTATGTAGCCAATGGGGAGCTGTCTTGTCAAATGTATCAGCGCTCTGCGGACATGGGCCTTGGTGTGCCTTTTAATATTGCATCTTATGCTCTCTTAACATGCATGATTGCTCATGTTTGCG GGCTTGTTCCTGGTGATTTCAAACATGTTATTGGTGATGCACATGTTTATAAAACACACATTAGGCCTTTACAGGAGCAGCTCCAGAAACTACCTAAACCTTTTCCG ATTCTAAAAATCAATCCTCAGAAGAAGGATATAGATTCTTTTGTGGCGACTGATTTCAAGCTCATAGGTTATGATCCTCATCATAAAATAGATATGAAAATGGCAGTATAG
- the LOC122063099 gene encoding bifunctional dihydrofolate reductase-thymidylate synthase-like isoform X6, with amino-acid sequence MAGETLASLPNGNANMHFDTQRAYQVVVAATQSMGIGKDGKLPWRLPSDLKFFKEVTKTTSDPLKKNAVIMGRKTWESIPLEHRPLPGRLNVVLTRSGSFDIATAENVVICGSLVSALELLAASPYSLSIEKVFVIGGGQIFKESLNAPGCEAIHITEIETSFECDTFIPPIDFSVFQPWYSTFPLVESNIRFSFVTYVRVRASTSVNNGVMFDGCSDNTKFEIEKFSFLPKMIFERHQEYLYLGLVEDIILNGNQKDDRTGTGTVSKFGCQMDFNLRKSFPLLTTKKVFWRGVVEELLWFISGSTNANVLQEKGIHIWDGNASRDYLDSIGFSDREVGDLGPIYGFQWRHFGARYTDMHADYSGQGFDQLLDVIDKIKNNPNDRRIVLSAWNPSDLKLMALPPCHMFAQPVLQFYVANGELSCQMYQRSADMGLGVPFNIASYALLTCMIAHVCGLVPGDFKHVIGDAHVYKTHIRPLQEQLQKLPKPFPILKINPQKKDIDSFVATDFKLIGYDPHHKIDMKMAV; translated from the exons CCTTCCAAATGGCAATGCAAATATGCATTTTGATACCCAGAGGGCTTATCAAGTTGTTGTAGCTGCAACCCAAAGTATGGGTATTGGGAAGGATGGGAAATTGCCGTGGAGGTTGCCTTCTGATCTTAAATTTTTCAAGGAGGTCACAAAAACTACTTCGGATCCTCTGAAAAAGAATGCGGTGATAATGGGTAGAAAGACATGGGAAAGCATTCCCCTAGAACATCGGCCTCTGCCTGGTCGACTTAATGTTGTTCTGACTCGTTCTGGGAGCTTTGACATTGCCACTGCTGAGAATGTTGTGATATGTGGAAGCTTGGTTTCAGCTTTAGAATTGCTGGCAGCATCTCCGTATAGTCTGTCAATAGAGAAAGTGTTTGTGATTGGAGGTGGCCAGATATTTAA GGAATCTCTTAATGCACCTGGATGTGAGGCCATCCACATTACAGAAATTGAGACGAGCTTTGAATGTGATACTTTCATCCCTCCAATTGATTTCTCAGTATTTCAGCCATGGTACTCAACTTTTCCATTGGTAGAGAGCAACATTCgattttcttttgttacttATGTCCGTGTGAGGGCTTCTACATCTGTAAACAATGGAGTAATGTTTGATGGTTGTTCTGATAATACTAAATTTGAGATAGAAAAGTTCTCTTTTTTGCCCAAGATGATTTTTGAGAGACATCAGGAGTACTTGTATCTTGGACTGGTTGAAGATATAATTTTAAATGGCAATCAGAAGGATGATAGGACAGGGACTGGCACTGTATCTAAATTTGGTTGCCAG ATGGACTTTAATCTTCGCAAATCATTCCCACTTCTTACAACTAAG AAAGTATTCTGGCGAGGTGTTGTTGAGGAACTTTTGTGGTTCATTAGTGGTTCTACAAATGCGAAT GTTCTACAGGAAAAAGGCATTCACATATGGGATGGCAATGCATCTAGAGATTACCTTGATAG TATTGGTTTCTCTGACCGAGAAGTGGGTGACTTGGGACCTATATATGGGTTTCAATGGAGGCACTTTGGTGCCAG GTATACTGACATGCATGCTGACTACAGTGGACAAGGATTTGACCAGTTGTTGGATGTTATTGACAAGATCAAGAATAACCCGAATGATCGGAGAATTGTTCTTTCAGCTTGGAACCCATCTGATCTCAAATTGATGGCACTTCCACCTTGCCACATGTTTGCACAG CCTGTTTTGCAGTTTTATGTAGCCAATGGGGAGCTGTCTTGTCAAATGTATCAGCGCTCTGCGGACATGGGCCTTGGTGTGCCTTTTAATATTGCATCTTATGCTCTCTTAACATGCATGATTGCTCATGTTTGCG GGCTTGTTCCTGGTGATTTCAAACATGTTATTGGTGATGCACATGTTTATAAAACACACATTAGGCCTTTACAGGAGCAGCTCCAGAAACTACCTAAACCTTTTCCG ATTCTAAAAATCAATCCTCAGAAGAAGGATATAGATTCTTTTGTGGCGACTGATTTCAAGCTCATAGGTTATGATCCTCATCATAAAATAGATATGAAAATGGCAGTATAG